From a single Sphingobium sp. genomic region:
- the chrA gene encoding chromate efflux transporter: protein MTAQHNISLGDLARLFGKIGFISFGGPAGQIALMHEEVVERRQWVDEDEYLQALNLCHLLPGPEAQQLAAWIGWRLHGVAGGLLAGLLFLVPGAFVMLGLSALYVMAMSVDWLQGLFFGIKAAVLAIVVQALIRIAGKALTTPAKRGLAVIAFVALFVLHIPFPLLIAGAAIVGAIMAWKAPAWVGLNVTGASLCAQTVAGKTGAGWLGPLLKTLFVWGAIWAAPMIVIALTLGQDHILWKIGAFFSQLAIVTFGGAYAVLAYMAQEAVTGFGWLSAGEMADGLGLAETTPGPLILVTQFVGFLAGFRAPEPLGPWTAGLLAAGLTTWVTFAPCFLWIFALAPLMERLRNIAWLQGSLAAITAAVVGVIANLSLWFALHVLFGTVGRLEGGVGAIQGWIWWPIWETINVSALGIGLLAAALLFWMKRGIIVTLLACAALGLGLALLAP from the coding sequence GTGACGGCACAGCATAACATTTCGCTGGGTGATCTCGCCCGCCTTTTCGGCAAGATTGGCTTCATCAGCTTTGGCGGGCCCGCCGGCCAGATCGCGCTGATGCATGAGGAAGTCGTCGAACGCCGCCAGTGGGTGGACGAAGACGAATATCTGCAAGCACTCAATCTCTGCCATTTGTTGCCAGGGCCAGAGGCGCAGCAATTGGCAGCCTGGATAGGCTGGCGGCTGCACGGCGTTGCCGGTGGTTTGCTCGCGGGGCTGCTTTTCCTCGTTCCCGGTGCGTTTGTGATGCTGGGGCTGTCCGCGCTTTACGTTATGGCTATGAGCGTTGACTGGCTGCAGGGTCTGTTTTTCGGGATCAAGGCCGCGGTGCTCGCGATTGTCGTGCAGGCATTGATTCGGATTGCAGGCAAGGCCCTCACCACGCCGGCCAAACGCGGGCTGGCCGTCATTGCATTTGTCGCGCTGTTCGTGCTGCATATCCCCTTTCCTTTGCTGATTGCAGGCGCTGCGATTGTCGGCGCGATCATGGCTTGGAAAGCGCCGGCATGGGTCGGCTTGAATGTCACCGGCGCATCACTTTGCGCCCAAACTGTTGCAGGTAAAACCGGTGCGGGCTGGCTTGGCCCTTTGCTCAAAACCCTTTTCGTCTGGGGCGCCATCTGGGCCGCGCCGATGATCGTCATCGCGCTGACGCTGGGGCAAGATCACATTCTTTGGAAGATCGGCGCCTTTTTCTCCCAGCTTGCGATTGTCACCTTTGGCGGAGCCTATGCCGTGCTTGCCTATATGGCGCAGGAAGCGGTGACGGGTTTTGGCTGGCTGAGCGCGGGCGAGATGGCTGATGGCCTTGGCCTTGCTGAAACTACGCCGGGGCCGCTGATCCTTGTCACGCAATTTGTCGGCTTCCTCGCCGGTTTCCGCGCGCCGGAACCTCTCGGTCCATGGACTGCAGGGCTGCTGGCTGCGGGGCTGACCACCTGGGTCACCTTTGCCCCCTGCTTCCTCTGGATTTTTGCACTTGCTCCATTGATGGAGCGGCTGCGTAACATTGCCTGGCTGCAAGGCAGCCTTGCCGCGATCACCGCAGCGGTTGTGGGTGTGATTGCCAACCTGTCCCTATGGTTTGCGCTACATGTGCTCTTTGGAACGGTCGGCCGGCTTGAAGGGGGCGTTGGAGCGATCCAGGGCTGGATCTGGTGGCCGATATGGGAAACGATCAATGTTTCAGCGCTCGGAATCGGGCTGCTTGCCGCTGCGCTGCTGTTCTGGATGAAGCGCGGAATCATCGTCACGCTGCTCGCCTGCGCAGCTCTCGGGCTGGGTTTGGCGCTGCTCGCGCCTTGA
- the infA gene encoding translation initiation factor IF-1 → MAKEELLTLEGVIDEIYPDGRFGVMLENDHRIIAYTAGKMRKFRIRSVVGDRVHVEMTPYDLSKGRIIFRERTPGVGPGPRNARRR, encoded by the coding sequence TTGGCCAAAGAAGAGCTGCTGACGCTCGAAGGGGTGATCGACGAAATTTATCCAGACGGACGCTTTGGCGTGATGCTGGAAAATGATCACCGGATCATCGCTTACACGGCGGGGAAGATGCGGAAATTCCGCATCCGCTCCGTCGTGGGCGACCGCGTGCATGTGGAAATGACGCCCTATGACCTGAGCAAGGGCCGGATCATTTTCCGTGAACGCACGCCCGGGGTTGGACCCGGGCCCCGCAACGCGCGCAGGCGCTAG
- a CDS encoding cold-shock protein: MPVGTVKFFNTEKGYGFIAPDGGGDDSFVHITAVMAAGMSTLNKEQRLNYEVEAGRDGKKSAVNISAAD; the protein is encoded by the coding sequence ATGCCCGTAGGCACCGTAAAATTCTTCAATACCGAAAAAGGCTATGGCTTTATCGCTCCTGATGGCGGCGGCGATGACAGCTTCGTCCACATCACTGCAGTGATGGCGGCTGGCATGTCGACGCTGAACAAAGAACAGCGCCTGAACTATGAAGTCGAAGCCGGACGTGACGGCAAGAAATCAGCTGTCAACATTTCGGCGGCCGACTGA
- a CDS encoding Rrf2 family transcriptional regulator, whose protein sequence is MLSQKTRYTIRALMHLADRYQQGLVPLTEIAEAQNIPAKFLTVILSEMSRAGIVVSQRGRDGGYELALPPVDISYGDIIRLSRGSLALVPCASRFAHEKCKNCLEENECRLRALMLQVRDETAAVLDRITLADKVSVDALADA, encoded by the coding sequence ATGCTATCGCAGAAAACCCGTTACACCATCCGCGCGCTGATGCACCTTGCGGACCGTTATCAGCAGGGGCTGGTTCCGCTGACGGAAATTGCGGAGGCGCAGAATATTCCCGCCAAATTCCTGACTGTGATCTTATCGGAAATGAGCCGCGCAGGGATCGTCGTTTCACAACGTGGGCGCGATGGTGGCTATGAACTGGCGTTGCCGCCGGTCGATATCAGCTATGGGGACATCATCCGCCTCAGCCGCGGTTCGCTCGCGCTTGTACCCTGCGCCAGCCGCTTCGCGCACGAAAAATGCAAGAACTGCCTCGAAGAAAATGAGTGCCGACTGCGCGCGCTGATGTTGCAAGTGCGCGACGAAACCGCCGCGGTGCTCGACCGGATCACGCTTGCCGACAAGGTCAGCGTCGATGCCCTCGCTGACGCCTGA
- a CDS encoding YezD family protein: MPKAATDRDPGPPGKNTSAAMQAVTDALERLKYGAINLTVHEGRLVQIDVTERQRFSNQGTFKDR; the protein is encoded by the coding sequence ATGCCAAAAGCCGCCACCGACCGTGACCCCGGCCCGCCGGGGAAAAACACGTCAGCCGCCATGCAGGCAGTGACCGACGCGTTGGAGCGGCTGAAATATGGCGCGATCAACCTCACCGTCCATGAAGGCCGGCTGGTGCAGATCGACGTCACGGAGCGGCAACGCTTTTCAAACCAAGGCACTTTCAAAGACCGATAA
- a CDS encoding TonB-dependent receptor — translation MGGTAGSNAQDGEEASRGDVIIVTARRRQETAQEVPLAISVIRGDSIESTGNFNVVKLQQLAPTLQVYTSNPRNTAVNIRGLGVPYGLTSDGFEQGVGIYVDDVYNARVAAATFDFLDVEQVEVLRGPQGTLYGKNTTAGAINITTNQPTFDFEGRAEVTLGNLNFRQAKAAISGPLSDKVAARIAVATTSRRGTIFNVRSDRYINEQDNLGLRGTLLFQPNDDVSITLSGDYSKQNPECCGTVFVRVGRTQRALARQYEALAAAQGYNVVSRNPFDRLTDIDASLNAGNKIGGASAKVKWDVGPGTFTSISAWRFWDWKPENDRDFTALSIVAKSQNPSQQDQYSQEFRYNYSGDAIDFVIGAFGFKQRIDTQGIEQQGVNASRWNLTGALASNPAVLNGLTASNTQYLKSTSAALFGQLSWKLTDSFTIQPGVRVNYDKKEGFYQRRVVDGVGVEISCFNPAPPAGSIRAAQCGVYQPQLSAPSVKDWNFSYDLNLNYKLAEDVLAYATYAKSFKTVGINQNGLPTDAAGNPILAAGVIKPESVNHFEAGIKTQFWDRKATFNLAAFRTDIKNYQATVTNGQLGVLRGYLANAGKVRSQGLEVDLKIRPSDRFSAYANAAYTDAKYARFVDAPCPPELAGGTIATAANPPSPPGTAGGFSPANCDISGQRLPGVSKLAISYGAEVNTSVTALATEGQLYVGFDGNYRSGFSSNPSPSIYTNIKGYALSNYRVGFRSDKFELYGWVRNVFDVNYFELLQVAPSNVGLVAGQLGDPRTFGGTVKLSF, via the coding sequence ATGGGCGGCACGGCTGGCTCAAATGCGCAAGACGGCGAGGAAGCGAGCCGAGGCGACGTCATCATCGTTACTGCCCGCCGTCGTCAGGAAACTGCACAGGAAGTCCCGCTCGCTATCTCGGTCATTCGGGGTGACAGCATTGAATCGACGGGCAACTTCAACGTTGTCAAGCTGCAGCAGCTTGCCCCGACGCTTCAAGTCTATACCTCCAATCCGCGGAACACGGCAGTGAACATTCGCGGCCTCGGCGTGCCTTATGGGCTCACCAGTGACGGCTTCGAACAGGGCGTCGGCATCTATGTCGACGATGTTTACAATGCCCGCGTCGCCGCCGCGACTTTCGATTTCCTCGATGTCGAACAGGTCGAAGTGCTCCGGGGACCACAAGGCACCCTCTATGGCAAAAATACGACCGCTGGCGCGATCAACATCACAACCAACCAGCCCACGTTCGATTTCGAAGGCCGGGCAGAGGTGACCTTAGGCAACCTGAATTTCAGACAGGCCAAGGCAGCGATCTCTGGGCCGTTATCGGACAAGGTTGCCGCCCGCATCGCAGTGGCCACGACCAGCCGCCGTGGCACGATCTTCAATGTCCGCAGCGATCGTTATATCAACGAGCAGGACAATCTCGGTCTTCGTGGAACGTTATTGTTCCAGCCGAACGACGATGTCAGCATCACTTTGTCGGGCGATTATAGCAAGCAGAACCCGGAATGCTGCGGCACCGTATTCGTCCGTGTGGGGCGCACGCAACGCGCCCTTGCGCGGCAATATGAAGCGCTGGCAGCAGCGCAAGGATATAATGTCGTCAGCCGCAATCCCTTCGACCGGCTCACCGACATTGATGCCAGCCTGAATGCAGGCAACAAGATCGGCGGTGCGTCGGCAAAGGTCAAATGGGATGTCGGCCCCGGCACATTCACCTCGATCAGCGCTTGGCGTTTCTGGGACTGGAAACCAGAGAATGACCGCGATTTCACTGCGCTGTCGATCGTTGCAAAGTCGCAGAACCCCTCGCAACAGGACCAGTATAGCCAAGAATTCCGCTACAACTATTCGGGCGACGCAATCGACTTTGTGATTGGCGCATTTGGCTTCAAGCAGCGGATCGACACACAAGGCATCGAACAGCAAGGCGTCAACGCCAGCCGCTGGAACCTGACTGGCGCTCTGGCAAGCAACCCGGCTGTCCTGAACGGACTGACCGCATCGAACACCCAATATCTAAAGAGCACAAGCGCTGCGCTGTTCGGGCAGTTAAGCTGGAAACTCACGGACTCATTTACGATCCAGCCCGGCGTTCGCGTCAACTATGACAAGAAGGAAGGTTTTTATCAGCGACGGGTTGTCGACGGGGTGGGCGTCGAAATTTCCTGTTTCAACCCGGCACCGCCAGCAGGATCGATCAGGGCGGCGCAATGCGGGGTTTACCAGCCCCAATTGAGCGCTCCCTCGGTGAAGGACTGGAACTTCAGTTATGACCTGAATCTCAATTACAAGCTCGCCGAAGATGTGCTCGCTTACGCGACCTATGCCAAGAGTTTCAAAACGGTCGGCATCAATCAGAACGGCCTTCCAACCGATGCCGCAGGCAATCCCATTCTGGCAGCAGGCGTGATCAAGCCCGAATCGGTCAACCATTTCGAGGCCGGCATCAAAACCCAGTTTTGGGACCGGAAAGCGACTTTCAACCTCGCGGCGTTCCGCACTGACATAAAAAACTATCAGGCGACGGTGACCAATGGTCAGTTGGGCGTGTTGCGTGGCTATCTCGCCAATGCAGGCAAAGTCCGTTCGCAAGGCCTTGAGGTTGACCTTAAAATCCGGCCGAGCGACCGTTTCAGCGCCTATGCCAATGCTGCTTACACAGATGCGAAATATGCCCGCTTTGTTGATGCTCCATGCCCACCGGAACTTGCAGGCGGCACTATCGCAACGGCAGCAAACCCGCCGAGCCCTCCGGGAACAGCAGGCGGATTCAGCCCAGCTAACTGTGACATTTCCGGCCAGCGGCTTCCTGGCGTATCGAAACTGGCCATATCCTATGGCGCCGAAGTCAACACATCTGTGACCGCACTCGCCACAGAAGGTCAGCTCTATGTAGGCTTCGACGGCAATTACCGTTCCGGCTTCTCATCCAACCCGTCGCCATCAATCTACACCAATATCAAAGGCTATGCGCTGTCCAACTATCGCGTCGGCTTCCGTTCCGACAAATTCGAGCTTTATGGCTGGGTCAGGAATGTGTTCGACGTCAACTATTTCGAACTGCTTCAGGTCGCGCCGAGCAATGTCGGGCTTGTTGCGGGCCAACTTGGCGATCCGCGAACCTTCGGCGGCACGGTGAAATTAAGTTTCTGA
- a CDS encoding sulfite exporter TauE/SafE family protein — translation MIEFITNLDWSAIAPFIAIGFAAQLIDGALGMAFGVICSTLLVSVMGVPPARASAGVHFVEMFTTGASGISHVLHKNVDWKLFARIAIPGVIGGGLGAVAISYIHAEAARPAVMLYLTCIGFYLLYKALTFGQEHRPRDPKITAPLGLVGGFLDASGGGGWGPVVTSNLLIQGSDPRKTIGTVNTAEFFLTVAISVIFTATLGFEAFTMVTGGLLLGGLMAAPLGAWVAKRIQPRKLLFAVSVVLIATSLFSLYKALS, via the coding sequence ATGATTGAGTTCATAACCAACCTCGACTGGTCGGCAATCGCACCTTTCATCGCGATCGGCTTTGCCGCGCAGCTGATTGATGGCGCGCTCGGCATGGCCTTTGGCGTGATCTGTTCAACCCTGCTGGTCAGCGTGATGGGGGTACCGCCGGCACGGGCCTCTGCGGGCGTCCATTTCGTCGAAATGTTCACCACTGGCGCATCGGGGATCAGCCATGTGCTGCACAAGAATGTCGACTGGAAACTATTTGCGCGCATCGCCATCCCCGGCGTGATTGGCGGCGGGCTTGGTGCGGTGGCGATATCCTATATCCATGCCGAAGCGGCCCGACCGGCGGTCATGCTCTATCTGACCTGCATCGGTTTCTACCTTCTCTACAAGGCGCTGACCTTTGGTCAGGAACATCGCCCCCGCGATCCGAAAATCACGGCGCCCTTAGGTCTGGTTGGTGGCTTCCTTGATGCGTCAGGCGGCGGCGGATGGGGCCCTGTGGTAACATCAAACCTGCTCATCCAGGGCAGCGATCCGCGCAAGACAATCGGCACGGTAAACACCGCCGAATTTTTCCTGACCGTCGCGATCTCGGTGATCTTTACCGCTACACTCGGTTTTGAAGCTTTCACCATGGTGACCGGCGGGTTGCTGCTGGGCGGATTGATGGCAGCACCGCTTGGCGCCTGGGTTGCAAAGCGGATCCAGCCCCGCAAGCTGCTCTTTGCAGTCAGCGTCGTGTTGATCGCCACCAGCCTGTTCAGCCTTTACAAGGCACTGAGCTAA
- a CDS encoding sodium:solute symporter has protein sequence MPLAYTGYDWAVLALYVGLLALAAWWSTRNPAKADDYFLAGHHAPAWLVAVSALSTMQSAATFLGAPDNSFRGNWSYLASNFAAIIAAVFVARLLIPRYYALGVTTVYELLETRFDATARRAAAGMYLVGRILASGARLYLAAIAVSMIIFLDVEPQHIMIAATLLVLFGIVFTLFGGLNAVIWSDLVQVVLYVGGALIVLVLLWNSIPAPAAEIWSALSDPPGGGDKLQMFDWSLDFSKPFTVWAILTGLVLLNIGNAGLDQDTSQRFLACADAQQGKRALYWSMWMTIPVVALFMSIGSLLYIFYERPDLMGNGATAMQGFSGEKITIFMSYILSEIPPGVRGLITVGVIAAAAINSGLISMSAVLVSDFYRPWKEARGAQVPEHHYVNAGRIGIVLLAFALLAMSVLCFYWQRYTDMPLLEFVLGVMTFAYSGLLGVYATVLFTRRGSTQSVIAALATGFVAILLQQHYVVDSLGLPAAMKTLAFPWQLCIGAGLAFLVCIAGRPHPQR, from the coding sequence ATGCCATTGGCCTATACCGGATATGACTGGGCGGTGCTCGCGCTCTATGTCGGCTTGCTCGCCCTCGCCGCCTGGTGGTCGACGCGCAACCCGGCAAAAGCCGACGATTATTTCCTTGCCGGCCACCATGCCCCGGCCTGGCTGGTCGCTGTTTCAGCGCTATCTACAATGCAATCGGCGGCGACCTTTCTGGGCGCGCCAGACAACAGCTTTCGCGGCAATTGGAGCTATTTGGCGAGCAATTTTGCCGCCATCATTGCCGCCGTCTTTGTCGCGCGGCTGCTAATCCCGCGCTATTATGCCCTAGGCGTCACCACCGTCTACGAATTGCTGGAGACCCGCTTTGACGCGACTGCAAGGCGCGCAGCGGCCGGCATGTATCTGGTCGGCCGCATCCTTGCCAGCGGGGCACGGCTTTATCTGGCGGCCATTGCCGTATCGATGATCATCTTTCTGGATGTAGAGCCGCAGCACATCATGATTGCCGCAACGCTGCTCGTCCTGTTCGGGATCGTTTTCACCCTGTTCGGCGGTCTGAATGCGGTAATCTGGAGCGATCTGGTGCAGGTCGTGCTTTATGTCGGCGGCGCGCTGATCGTGCTGGTGCTGCTTTGGAACAGCATCCCTGCCCCTGCTGCCGAAATCTGGAGCGCGCTGAGCGACCCGCCCGGCGGCGGTGACAAGTTGCAGATGTTCGATTGGTCGTTGGACTTTTCCAAACCCTTTACCGTCTGGGCAATCCTGACCGGGCTTGTTCTGCTCAACATCGGCAATGCCGGGCTGGATCAGGATACCAGCCAGCGATTCCTGGCCTGTGCCGACGCGCAGCAGGGCAAGCGCGCGCTCTATTGGTCGATGTGGATGACCATTCCTGTCGTCGCATTGTTCATGAGCATCGGTTCACTGCTCTACATCTTCTACGAACGGCCCGATCTGATGGGCAATGGCGCGACGGCAATGCAGGGCTTTTCGGGTGAGAAGATCACCATCTTCATGTCCTATATCCTGTCTGAAATCCCGCCCGGGGTGCGCGGCCTGATCACCGTCGGCGTGATCGCGGCAGCGGCCATCAATTCAGGGCTGATATCGATGTCAGCGGTGCTGGTGAGCGATTTCTATCGTCCATGGAAGGAAGCGCGGGGCGCGCAGGTCCCGGAGCATCATTATGTCAATGCCGGGCGCATCGGCATCGTGCTGCTCGCCTTCGCGCTGCTCGCCATGTCGGTGCTCTGCTTTTACTGGCAACGCTATACCGACATGCCGCTGCTCGAATTTGTTCTGGGCGTGATGACCTTTGCCTATTCGGGCCTGTTGGGCGTCTACGCGACCGTGCTGTTTACCCGGCGGGGATCAACGCAATCAGTCATCGCAGCGCTGGCAACCGGCTTTGTCGCCATCCTGCTGCAACAACATTATGTGGTCGACAGCCTTGGCCTGCCGGCGGCGATGAAGACCCTCGCCTTTCCATGGCAGTTGTGCATCGGGGCGGGGCTGGCCTTTTTGGTGTGCATCGCGGGGCGCCCCCACCCTCAGCGGTAA
- a CDS encoding DUF1343 domain-containing protein: MHYRHAFAALLAIALPLNAYAADPAFVAKVPIQHITPGIEVLLTERLDLLQGKRVALLTNQTGVDRKGISSVDLLRAQSGFALVALFSPEHGVRGEAQAGEKVASGVDAGTGLPIHSLYGETKIATPEMMAGIDVMLVDLQDVGTRFYTYSSTLLYMLRAAEREGVEVIVLDRPNPQGGVMIEGPVLEPTFTSFVGSFAMPVRHGMTLGELARMFVGEEKLRTRLRVIAMRGWTRAMHPYFAWDLPWVPPSPNMPSPKTASVYPGAALFEGTNISEGRGSAKPFEYIGAPFIDGAALAERMNAAGLPGVAFKPVSFTPTFSKFAGQACHGVWVIPTDRRTFMPFRTGVALVKAVHDLYPGQFQFGAGEPAFFDLLAGTDAVRKGILAGQDVESIQQQWQARLAGFGEMRARYLIYR, from the coding sequence ATGCATTATCGGCACGCCTTCGCAGCACTGCTTGCCATTGCATTGCCTTTGAACGCTTATGCCGCTGATCCCGCTTTTGTAGCAAAAGTCCCCATCCAGCATATCACCCCCGGCATTGAAGTGCTGCTGACCGAGCGGCTGGATTTGCTGCAGGGGAAACGGGTTGCGCTGCTGACCAATCAGACCGGTGTCGATCGCAAGGGCATTAGCAGCGTCGATCTGCTGCGTGCCCAAAGCGGATTCGCGCTGGTCGCATTGTTCAGCCCCGAACATGGCGTGCGCGGCGAGGCGCAGGCGGGGGAGAAGGTGGCATCGGGGGTTGATGCCGGAACCGGATTGCCGATCCACAGCCTCTATGGCGAAACCAAAATAGCGACGCCTGAAATGATGGCTGGGATCGATGTGATGCTGGTCGATCTTCAGGATGTCGGGACCCGCTTTTACACTTATTCTTCCACCCTTTTATACATGCTGCGTGCGGCGGAAAGGGAGGGTGTAGAGGTGATCGTGCTGGATCGGCCCAATCCGCAGGGCGGGGTGATGATCGAAGGGCCAGTTCTTGAACCGACCTTCACCTCTTTCGTCGGCAGCTTTGCGATGCCTGTCCGCCACGGCATGACGCTGGGCGAGCTGGCACGGATGTTTGTGGGGGAAGAAAAGCTGCGCACCCGGCTGCGCGTGATCGCTATGCGCGGCTGGACGCGGGCGATGCATCCCTATTTTGCGTGGGACCTGCCTTGGGTGCCGCCTTCGCCCAATATGCCCTCGCCCAAAACCGCTTCGGTCTATCCGGGTGCTGCCTTGTTCGAAGGCACCAATATTTCCGAGGGGCGCGGCAGTGCCAAGCCATTCGAATATATTGGCGCCCCCTTTATCGACGGCGCGGCGCTGGCCGAAAGGATGAATGCGGCGGGCCTGCCGGGGGTCGCGTTCAAGCCGGTGTCCTTCACCCCGACCTTCTCCAAATTTGCCGGGCAGGCCTGCCATGGTGTCTGGGTGATCCCGACCGATCGGCGCACATTCATGCCGTTCCGCACCGGGGTTGCGCTGGTGAAGGCGGTGCATGATCTATATCCCGGCCAGTTTCAGTTCGGCGCAGGTGAACCTGCCTTTTTCGACCTGCTTGCCGGCACCGATGCCGTTCGCAAAGGCATTTTGGCCGGTCAGGATGTTGAGAGTATCCAGCAGCAATGGCAGGCCAGATTGGCCGGCTTTGGCGAAATGCGCGCGCGCTATCTGATTTACCGCTGA
- a CDS encoding DUF3237 domain-containing protein → MTILKHSPLVTLSLTVDFAAMVSIGKTPSGLRRIAPVTGGTFSGDRLNGTVLPGGNDWVINRADGVMVIDVRLTLQSDDGALIYLTYQGRFLAEPEAMARFGKGELLDPSEYSLAIVARLECGDPRYQWLNNVIAVGTGEQTRTGPVYSIFAIG, encoded by the coding sequence ATGACAATATTGAAACATAGCCCGCTTGTTACCCTAAGTCTGACAGTGGATTTTGCCGCGATGGTCAGCATCGGGAAGACGCCGTCCGGATTACGCCGGATTGCGCCGGTCACGGGCGGAACTTTTTCTGGCGACCGGCTGAATGGAACTGTGTTGCCCGGCGGCAATGACTGGGTGATCAACCGCGCCGATGGCGTGATGGTGATTGACGTACGCCTGACGCTGCAAAGCGACGACGGTGCGCTGATATATCTCACCTATCAGGGGCGTTTTCTGGCCGAGCCTGAGGCAATGGCGCGCTTTGGCAAAGGCGAACTGCTGGACCCGTCCGAATATTCGCTTGCCATAGTGGCGCGATTGGAATGCGGGGATCCCCGTTACCAATGGCTGAACAATGTCATTGCCGTTGGCACCGGGGAACAGACACGAACAGGCCCGGTCTATTCGATTTTCGCTATCGGGTGA
- a CDS encoding aromatic ring-hydroxylating dioxygenase subunit alpha: protein MDDLIARRPGPSVQQVFETDQNPAPAIMCEESPAVGQSTADISIERYFSKEWHDREVEKVWRKTWQLACRVEHIPNVGDHIVYDIVHDSLIVVRTGPQEIRAYVNSCLHRGTLLRTEGGCVKQFRCPFHGWTWKLDGSLSVIPGQWDFPHVDKAAMNLPEAKVGTWGGFVFVNFDPDCEPLDSYLENLPEHFAAFNLEDRYVAAHVAKIMPCNWKLAMEAFVEAYHVPFAHGQVLSYYGDSNTQYDVWPGVRHVSRMISVQGVASPSKPATTAAQTIEEMRRDVPFFAGKPIEVAEGETARAKLAERARERISRSIGRDMSQLSDTESLDLIEYMLFPNMVPWGGQALPITYRFRPNGDDPESSVMEIMFLFSKAPDGSHPEPAKMTMLGLDQKWADAPELGSAAMVADQDTDNLMRIQRGLRASKKPGVTLARYQESRIRHYHETLDAYMAR, encoded by the coding sequence ATGGATGATCTGATCGCACGCCGGCCCGGCCCTTCGGTACAGCAAGTGTTCGAAACGGACCAGAACCCGGCACCTGCCATCATGTGTGAGGAATCCCCTGCCGTCGGGCAAAGCACAGCCGACATTTCCATCGAGCGCTATTTTTCAAAGGAATGGCATGATCGGGAAGTGGAGAAGGTGTGGCGCAAGACATGGCAGCTTGCCTGCCGGGTTGAACATATTCCCAATGTTGGCGACCATATCGTCTATGATATCGTCCATGACTCGCTGATTGTCGTGCGCACCGGACCGCAGGAAATTCGCGCCTATGTCAATTCATGCCTCCACCGCGGCACATTGCTGCGCACAGAGGGCGGTTGCGTCAAACAGTTCCGCTGCCCGTTCCATGGGTGGACGTGGAAGCTTGATGGGTCGCTGTCGGTCATTCCCGGCCAATGGGATTTTCCGCATGTCGACAAGGCTGCGATGAACCTGCCCGAAGCAAAGGTCGGTACTTGGGGCGGCTTTGTCTTCGTCAATTTCGATCCGGATTGCGAGCCGCTCGACAGCTATCTGGAAAATCTGCCGGAGCATTTCGCGGCATTCAATCTGGAAGACCGCTATGTCGCAGCCCATGTGGCCAAGATCATGCCGTGCAACTGGAAACTGGCGATGGAAGCCTTTGTCGAGGCCTATCATGTGCCCTTCGCACATGGACAAGTGCTCAGCTATTATGGCGACAGCAACACCCAATATGATGTCTGGCCGGGCGTTCGCCATGTCAGCCGGATGATCAGCGTGCAGGGCGTCGCCAGCCCATCCAAGCCGGCAACCACTGCCGCGCAGACCATCGAAGAGATGCGCCGCGACGTGCCATTTTTTGCCGGCAAACCCATTGAAGTGGCAGAGGGCGAAACCGCGCGGGCGAAACTGGCTGAACGCGCCAGAGAGCGAATTTCCCGCTCGATCGGGCGGGATATGTCCCAACTTTCCGATACCGAATCGCTCGACCTGATCGAATATATGCTGTTCCCCAATATGGTGCCCTGGGGCGGGCAGGCATTGCCCATCACTTATCGTTTCCGTCCCAATGGCGACGATCCCGAAAGCTCGGTCATGGAAATCATGTTTCTGTTTTCAAAGGCACCCGATGGCAGCCATCCCGAACCGGCTAAAATGACGATGCTCGGCCTCGACCAAAAATGGGCGGACGCCCCTGAACTGGGCTCGGCCGCCATGGTTGCAGATCAGGATACCGACAATCTGATGCGCATCCAGCGCGGCCTTCGCGCATCCAAAAAACCTGGCGTTACGTTGGCGCGCTATCAGGAAAGCCGCATCCGCCATTATCACGAAACGCTCGACGCCTATATGGCGCGATAA